The Ziziphus jujuba cultivar Dongzao chromosome 12, ASM3175591v1 sequence TTTTGGGCTCAGAGtggtattatatataatatatacaagctGATTAGATGAAGAAGGATACAATTCAATAAGAAGTTGGTTAATTGGTGCTTAAATTGAATCTTATTTGGTCAGGCCGGGACTAGTACCTAAAATTTCGGCATCTGACTCCAAAATTAGAAGAATAATGTTACAAAAACGattttattcaataaaatatgGCGAATGCAACCAACAATTAATATGACAAAGAATAATTTTATAACCAATTAATATTAGTTTGCATGACCCGCATATTTTATaaccatatttaattattaattattaattattatattttatagatcTACCGAATAATATATAGACAGATAAAACAttcttatcaaaataaaaaggagtGCCTCTAAACTGGAGGTATGTATTTtccgaaaagaaaaaatgacaaATGTTCAATGATCTAAAGCACAaactaaatacaaatataatttatattaaaaaaatgaaaaatataatttgccatacaaataataatagaatattgttatattatttgtcaCGCCCATTGTTGCCCCTGTATTATTGAAATTAGAAATAGCtagcaatttgattttctaagaCATATGGAAAATCATGTCTAGGGGGATTGGTCAGATCTTCTCTCGGTCCACGCATACTTTCACCCATGTGAGAACCAATTGACTAGTTagttatttatctattatttattattttattattttttcagccattcttttttttcttttgaatagaGGAAAATTTTTAGGAACATTGACAACTAAACACTTCGAACTTTATCGGGATTGACACAGtacatcttaaattttttttttctgatattgTGCACCCCAAATTTTCTTTTCGCTTACATCATTGGTCCTTTCGTAAAAAATGCTTAACGGAATGATCAGATGAGGATAGATCGGGTAATTTCAcatactctttttcttcttcttctttttcataaacACCACCAAATCTGAACCCCAATCTGATACAGAAGAGAGATCCTCACAGGTatcactaaaattgatcttcttGTTCATCACTgcaattaatcatattttttatcccttattattttgctttctgCCCATGAAACCTACTCAATCACATAGGGATTTCCATCTCCAAAGCACACCTcgatgctctctctctctctctctctctctctctatgtttCTCACACCCATGGAAGTTTCCCACTTGGGAAGGCAAAGaatacaaccaaaaaataaaagaacaatttttttttaataattagaaaatataaattataaagaaaaaaaaaaagaaacaaaacaaaaattgcctTGATATGGACGTTTTGGTAgcaggaaggaaaagaaagagaaggtgAAAAAAAGACTAGGAAGGTggcatttttctcttttttggttGTATTTGTGTAAgcgtaaaagaagaaaaagagatctAAGAGTTTGAATTTGGAATTTGTGTGCAATGGGGAACAAGTTttgcaagaaagaagaaaaagaaaaagacgaaggagaagaagaatatGTGAAATTACTTGATCTATCCTCGCTTAATTAGCACGTGCACAGCACATGATCATTCCGTTAAGCATTTTTAACAGAAATACCAACGGTGCAAGCGAAAAAGAAATTTAGGATGCAcaatatcagaaaaaaaaaatttaggatgtACTGTATCAACCCCAATAAAATTTGGGGTACTTAGCTGtcaatatctcaaattttaattaagaaaGATCAGTGAACAAAGAAAAGGAACAAGGGAACCATTGTGATAAAATCCTATAGTTGCAACCAAAAAATGACAATAGCTCATTATAAAACCAATTagaattttgttatttgttaccAAGCAAGACCTATATTAAGATGATAAATAGTTATTGGATGCAATTAATTATacttgactttttatttaaaaaaaatgtaaaataagaaAGTTCACTCTTTTAGAATAGTCaattaaatttccatttagTATATTTGTTTTACTGATAATAGTTACAAAtacaaatatcaattttttatttatttatttatttattttttgttatcaaTTAGGATATGAAAGAGGATATAAATATGCTACCAAATAtagcataaaaaatttattacaaaaaaagaaaaagaaatttacatgAGAAAGTAGTACAATTTACCATAACTTGAACCCAAATGCATGCAACTTTTGTTGCCTGATGCAGTTTTATTTCCACTCTCAAATGGTAAAACGTGGGTAAAATTTTTTGGATCCTAGGTATAGCTAGAATTTTAATCCAGAACCATTCAACTTCTGTCGAATGATAGAGTCTAGTTCTTGTGCCATCTCAGCTGTCAAATGATCCATCCAATCTCCCACCTCACCTCTCCGAAAGTACGCCTTATTGTCCATCCCAGATGACAATTTACCGTTCTTGTTCACCTCCAATTGCTCAAAGTTTCAAAACTACACAACCTCAATATATCTTCCACCACACCATTTTCTTCCTCTTGTGGTGAAAATGGGCACCCAATGAACTCAGCTAACCTTCTCAACTGCAAAATGGGCTCCTCTTTCATTTCTTCAAACTTCATGAAAAGCACGTTTTCAGACCTTTCCAAGCTCTCCTTCCAATATCCCAACAAATGGTCCCAAAATGGCCCATATATACTCACCCCTCTACAGAACTTATCGAAGGACTCTTCAAGTGTATTGGTTCCCGAACCTGTTGGTCTCAGCTTATTTGTGAAATGCCACAACGAAACGAAAGTGTCTTATGGGTTTCTACACAAATAGACAATTTTACAAGCAGAGAGCTTGACAGATTCAGGAAGCGAAACATAGGGTAAATGGGTCGAAAACAGTCTTGGGGATGCCAAGGAAGTAAGATCAGGGAGTTGGTTTTCAAGGTATAGACCAATGTCCAAGAAAGGCACAAGCACATGGGGGTTGTTTTTGAGCAAAGGGTGTCTTTCGAGGTTTGGATAGTTGACACGGTTGAGTAGAGAGAATGCAATTGCTTTGAGCCATGTTGTACCTGATTTCAGATTGCTAACGAGGAAGATATCGTTATGCTTAGCTTGGAAGTGTTTCTGACATGAAAGAACTCCTGGCAAATGCCTCACGGAGTACCAAAAACCTAcgtaattgggagaaaaacaaatagcaacagaaacaaagaaagcgaagaacaaacacacagtttacgtggaaacccttgacgggaaaaaccacgggcagggagaagcaactccaatatcgaaagatttgtacaaggtgagccaaattttgagataccctaaaaaccccaatgacggccgaacaaaaatacagatatatatatagtacagaagaaaccctaaaattgaacaggtccataccaCAGGGGCGCTGCCCCCGCACCCCCGTCGGGCTCAGTGGTGGGCTATGGTCTCGGACCGAAGgtccgagacctccgcttccaccacagagccccaaatttttctccaaaatttagtttcaccaaatgggtcgcaccgcgagcttttcggataGGGTCAACAAAaattcgggtcacaaactctaacaatctccaccttgacacgaattccatataaggaatggaaaaacatacaaaactccaatcttcgataaaagttgccatcctcttccacaaaaacccctaaaggcaaagctcaacaacaaacaccaaccaagtccaagcaatgctcaaacttggctactggaagtgccttggtcatcatgtcagcaggattatcatgagtactcaccttgctgacaacaatatctccacgagcaataacatcacgtacaaaatgataccgaacatctatatgttttgtcctctcgtgaaacatctgatccttagtgagatagatagcactctgactatcacaattgatgactgtactctcctgctcagagcttaactcacctatcaacgcccttaaccaaatagcttctttcaccgcttcagctatagccatatattcagcttctgtagttgatagtgcaactgttgcttgcaaaacagacttccaactgatagaagtatctccaagagtaaatacataaccagtagtggacctcctCCTATCAAGGTCCCTagcaaaatctgcatcaacatatccacgtacaccctccttacttccaccaaactctaaacaagtgttagtagtgcctctcaagtaccttagaatccacttgacagcttgccagtgttgtttgccaggattagccatataccggctcacaacactaacagcatgtgcaatgtcaggacgggtacacaccatagcatacatcaaactaccaacagcactagaataaggaacatgtgacatatactcaatatctctatccgactgtggtgacatatcagcagacaatctaaaatgagtagctaatggagtacttacaggtttagcgttcttcattccaaaacgctccagaactttctcaacaaaagatctttgagtcaagaaaagtttacctgcagatctatctctctcaatctccataccaagaatcttctttgccgctcccaaatctttcatctcaaattcaccactcaattctgctttcaatctgttgatatcggatttcttcttggccactatcagcatatcatcaacataaagcaacaaatagataaatgagccatcttccaacttcctaaaatacacacagctatcatattggcttctagaatagccatggctaaacataaacccatcaaaccgcttgtaccactgacgaggggattgcttcaaaccatacaaggaccttttcaacaaacacacatgatcctcttttccttcaacctcgaaaccttcgggttgctgcatataaattgtcccctcaagctcaccatgcaagaaagcggtcttcacatctagttgctccaactctaaatcatgcatagcaactagcgctaacaaagcacgaatagaagtatgtttaacgacaggggaaaatatatcattaaaatcaactccctgtacctgtgaataccccttcgctactaaacgtgctttgtacctcgcatcttcaacactaggaatgccttctttctttttgtagacccacttgcatcccacaatcttcttaccctctggaggtaatgctaactcccaagtgtggttcttatgaagcgactccacctcttcctgcatagcaattaactactttgcagaatcctcacatgaaatggcttcatgatagttgcaaggatcactgggactctcgatctcctgtgctgcaacacaagcaaaagtgacatagtctgctaaactagagggcttcttgatctccctgcgaggtctatccttggcaatcgaatgctcctgcacctcctcaattctctcttcttccacatgagtgggtgtctcaaatgggcctgaaactgaaccattctgtgaagtacttacttcctccaccctaaactccacctgctttggcaCACTGTCTGAAACAACGAGCTCCCCTTTTggatgcagcattgccatctcatcaaacacaacatccctgctaatcacaaccttagatgactttggatcaggaagccaaactctatatccttttacaccctgcgggtaaccaagaaatatgcccttcttcgatctaggctcaagcttaccatcattaacatgaacataggcagggcatccaaacaccttcaaatctaaataattagcaggttttccagaccatacctcttcaggagtcttgcaatcgattgctgccgatggagaacgattcaccaagtagcaagctgtagcagctgcttctgcccaaaaatcctgtgctaacccagaattcgacagcatgcatcggactttctccataagagttctgttcatccgctcagccacaccattttgctgtggagttcctctaactgtgagatgtctaacaatccctttgtttctacaaaactcattgaaaacaccatcacagaactccaatccattatctgtacgaaggcgcttcacccttctttccgtctgcttctctaccaaagctttccattgcttgaagatagcaaatacgtcattcttgtgcttcaagaaatatacccagaccttcctggagaaatcatcaatgaaggtcaacatatatctgccaccacccttagaagcagtacgtgcaggtccccaaagatctgaatgaatgtagtctagagtacctttggttttgtgaattccagtactgaagctaactctcttctgtttcccaaacacacaatgttcacaaaactccaacttcgagatactccgatcaccaagcaaactccgtttgctcaacatcgccaaacctttctcactcatatggcccaatctcatatgccacaaacgagtaacatccgaatctgacatggaTACTTAAACAGCagccgaccccattaccacagaaccctgtagcctatataatgtaccaaccaggctagctttcatcaccaccaaagcacccttcagaaccctcaaaactccacctccaccagcaaaagaacaaccagacttgtccaaagcagataaagaaattaaatttttagacatatctggaacgtgacgtacctcagatagtgttctgataattccatcatgcatcttcacccttacagttccaatgtcgatgacacagcaaggatgatcatctcccatcagcacaacacctttatccaccggaacataagaagagaacc is a genomic window containing:
- the LOC107405714 gene encoding LOW QUALITY PROTEIN: cytosolic sulfotransferase 5 (The sequence of the model RefSeq protein was modified relative to this genomic sequence to represent the inferred CDS: inserted 1 base in 1 codon; substituted 1 base at 1 genomic stop codon), with product MHDLELEQLDVKTAFLHGELEGTIYMQQPEGFEVEGKEDHVCLLKRSLYGLKQSPRQWYKRFDGFMFSHGYSRSQYDSCVYFRKLEDGSFIYLLLYVDDMLIVAKKKSDINRLKAELSGEFEMKDLGAAKKILGMEIERDRSAGKLFLTQRSFVEKVLERFGMKNAKPVSTPLATHFRLSADMSPQSDRDIEYMSHVPYSSAVGSLMYAMVCTRPDIAHAVSVVSRYMANPGKQHWQAVKWILRYLRGTTNTCLEFGGSKEGVRGYVDADFARDLDRRRSTTGFWYSVRHLPGVLSCQKHFQAKHNDIFLVSNLKSGTTWLKAIAFSLLNRVNYPNLERHPLLKNNPHVLVPFLDIGLYLENQLPDLTSLASPRLFSTHLPYVSLPESVKLSACKIVYLCRNPXDTFVSLWHFTNKLRPTGSGTNTLEESFDKFCRGVSIYGPFWDHLLGYWKESLERSENVLFMKFEEMKEEPILQLRRLAEFIGCPFSPQEEENGVVEDILRLCSFETLSNXEVNKNGKLSSGMDNKAYFRRGEVGDWMDHLTAEMAQELDSIIRQKLNGSGLKF